One genomic segment of Gorilla gorilla gorilla isolate KB3781 chromosome 23, NHGRI_mGorGor1-v2.1_pri, whole genome shotgun sequence includes these proteins:
- the SMTN gene encoding smoothelin isoform X4 → MADEALAGLDEGALRKLLEVTADLAERRRIRAAIRELQRQELEREEEALASKRFRAERQDNKENWLHSQQREAEQRAALAQLAGQLESMNDVEELTALLRSAGEYEERKLIRAAIRRVRAQEIEAATLAGRLYSGRPNSGSREDSKGLAAHRLEQCEVPEREEQEQQAEVSKPTPTPEGTSQDVTTVTLLLRAPPGSTSSSPASPSSSPTPASPEPPLEPAEAQCLTAEVPGSPEPPPSPPKTTSPEPQESPTLPSTEGQVVNKLLSGPKETPAAQSPTRGPSDTKRADVAGPRPCQRSLSVLSPHQPAQNRESTPLASGPSSFQRAGSVRDRVHKFTSDSPMAARLQDGTPRAALSPLTPARLLGPSLTSTTPASSSSGSSSRGPSDTSSQFSKEQRGVAQPLAQLRSCPQEEGPRGRGLAARPLENRAGGPVARSEEPGAPLPVAVGTAEPGGSMKTTFTIEIKDGRGQASTGRVLLPTGNQRAELTLGLRAPPTLLSTSSGGKSTITRVNSPGTLARLGSVTHVTSFSHAPPSSRGGCSIKMEPEPAEPLAAAVEAANGAEQTRVNKAPEGRSPLSAEELMTIEDEGVLDKMLDQSTDFEERKLIRAALRELRQRKRDGSGSTMMQTKTFSSSSSSKKMGSIFDREDQASPRAGSLAALEKRQAEKKKELMKAQSLPKTSASQARKAMIEKLEKEGAAGSPGGPRAAVQRSTSFGVPNANSIKQMLLDWCRAKTRGYEHVDIQNFSSSWSDGMAFCALVHNFFPEAFDYGQLSPQNRRQNFEVAFSSAETHADCPQLLDTEDMVRLREPDWKCVYTYIQEFYRCLVQKGLVKTKKS, encoded by the exons CTGGAGGTCACAGCAGATCTGGCAGAGCGGCGGCGCATCCGCGCAGCCATCCGGGAACTGCAGCGGCAGGAGCTGGAGCGCGAGGAGGAGGCCCTGGCATCCAAGCGTTTCCGTGCCGAGCGGCAGGACAACAAGGAGAACTGGCTGCA ctctcagcagcgGGAAGCTGAGCAGCGGGCTGCCCTGGCACAGCTGGCAGGGCAGCTGGAGTCCATGAACGATGTGGAGGAATTGACTGCACTG TTGCGAAGCGCTGGTGAGTATGAGGAGCGCAAGCTGATCCGAGCTGCCATCCGCCGTGTACGGGCTCAGGAGATTGAGG CTGCCACCTTGGCTGGGAGGTTGTACAGCGGGCGTCCCAACAGTGGCTCAAGAGAGGACAGCAAGGGGCTAGCGGCACACAGGCTGGAACAGTGTGAG GTGCCAGAGCGAGAGGAACAGGAACAGCAGGCAGAGGTTTCAAAGCCAACCCCCACCCCTGAAGGCACCAGCCAGGATGTGACCACAGTGACACTCCTGCTGCGAGCCCCACCTGGGAGCACATCCAGCTCACCTGCCTCACCCAGCAGTTCACCCACCCCTGCCTCTCCTGAGCCTCCATTGGAGCCTGCCGAGGCCCAGTGCCTTACAGCTGAGGTTCCAGGCAGCCCAGAGCCACCCCCCAGCCCACCCAAGACCACCAGCCCTGAGCCTCAGGAGTCTCCAACGCTCCCCAGCACTGAGGGCCAGGTGGTCAACAAG CTTCTGTCTGGCCCCAAAGAGACCCCTGCTGCCCAGAGCCCCACTAGAGGCCCCTCTGACACCAAGAGAGCAG ATGTGGCTGGACCCCGACCCTGCCAACGCTCCCTGTCGGTGCTCAGCCCCCACCAACCAGCCCAGAACCGAG AGTCCACCCCCCTTGCCAGCGGACCTTCCTCATTCCAGCGGGCTGGCTCTGTGCGGGACCGTGTCCACAAGTTCACATCTGATTCTCCTATGGCTGCTAGGCTCCAGGATGGCACACCCCGGGCTGCCCTAAGTCCCCTGACCCCTGCAAGGCTCCTGGGCCCCTCCCTCACCAGCaccacccctgcctcctcctccagcgGCTCCTCCTCTCGGGGCCCCAGTGATACCTCCTCCCAGTTCAGCAAGGAGCAACGAGGAGTAGCCCAGCCCCTGGCCCAGCTTCGAAGCTGCCCCCAGGAGGAGGGCCCCAGGGGGCGGGGCTTGGCTGCTAGGCCCCTTGAAAACAGAGCAGGGGGGCCTGTGGCACGTTCAGAGGAGCCTGGTGCCCCGCTGCCCGTGGCCGTCGGCACTGCCGAGCCAGGGGGCAGTATGAAGACCACATTCACCATCGAGATCAAGGACGGCCGTGGCCAGGCCTCCACAGGCCGGGTGCTGCTGCCCACAGGCAACCAGAGGGCAG AACTGACACTGGGGCTGCGGGCGCCCCCGACCCTACTCAGCACCAGTAGTGGGGGCAAGAGCACCATCACCCGTGTCAACAGCCCTGGGACCCTGGCTCGGCTGGGCAGTGTCACTCACGTCACCAGCTTCAGCCATGCCCCCCCCAGTAGCCGAGGAGGCTGCAGCATCAAG ATGGAACCAGAGCCAGCAGAGCCTCTCGCTGCAGCAGTGGAAGCGGCCAATGGGGCTGAGCAGACCCGAGTGAACAAAGCACCAGAAGGGCGGAGCCCTCTGAGCGCTGAGGAGCTGATGACTATTGAGGATGAAGGAGTCTTGGACAAAATG CTGGATCAGAGCACGGACTTTGAAGAGCGGAAGCTCATCCGGGCGGCACTTCGTGAGCTCCGACAAAGGAAGAGAG ATGGCAGTGGCAGCACCATGATGCAAACCAAgaccttctcctcttcctcctcatccaAGAAGATGGGCAG CATCTTCGACCGCGAGGACCAGGCCAGCCCACGGGCCGGCAGCCTGGCGGCGCTCGAGAAACGGCAGGCCGAGAAGAAGAAAGAGCTGATGAAGGCGCAGAGTCTGCCCaagacctcagcctcccaggcgcGCAAGGCCATGATTGAGAAGCTGGAGAAGGAGGGCGCGGCCGG CAGCCCTGGCGGACCCCGCGCAGCCGTGCAGCGATCCACCAGCTTCGGGGTCCCCAACGCCAACAGCATCAAGCAGATGCTGCTGGACTGGTGCCGAGCCAAGACTCGCGGCTACGAG CACGTCGACATCCAGAACTTCTCCTCCAGCTGGAGTGATGGGATGGCCTTCTGTGCCCTGGTGCACAACTTCTTCCCTGAGGCCTTCGACTATGGGCAGCTTAGCCCTCAGAACCGACGCCAGAACTTCGAGGTGGCCTTCTCATCTGCGGA GACCCATGCGGACTGCCCGCAGCTCCTGGATACAGAGGACATGGTGCGGCTTCGAGAGCCTGACTGGAAGTGCGTGTACACGTACATCCAGGAGTTCTACCGCTGTCTGGTCCAGAAGGGGCTGGTAAAAACCAAAAAGTCCTAA
- the SMTN gene encoding smoothelin isoform X5, with amino-acid sequence MNDVEELTALLRSAGEYEERKLIRAAIRRVRAQEIEAATLAGRLYSGRPNSGSREDSKGLAAHRLEQCEVPEREEQEQQAEVSKPTPTPEGTSQDVTTVTLLLRAPPGSTSSSPASPSSSPTPASPEPPLEPAEAQCLTAEVPGSPEPPPSPPKTTSPEPQESPTLPSTEGQVVNKLLSGPKETPAAQSPTRGPSDTKRADVAGPRPCQRSLSVLSPHQPAQNRESTPLASGPSSFQRAGSVRDRVHKFTSDSPMAARLQDGTPRAALSPLTPARLLGPSLTSTTPASSSSGSSSRGPSDTSSQFSKEQRGVAQPLAQLRSCPQEEGPRGRGLAARPLENRAGGPVARSEEPGAPLPVAVGTAEPGGSMKTTFTIEIKDGRGQASTGRVLLPTGNQRAELTLGLRAPPTLLSTSSGGKSTITRVNSPGTLARLGSVTHVTSFSHAPPSSRGGCSIKMEPEPAEPLAAAVEAANGAEQTRVNKAPEGRSPLSAEELMTIEDEGVLDKMLDQSTDFEERKLIRAALRELRQRKRDQRDKERERRLQEARGRPGERRGNTATETTTRHSQRAADGSAVSTVTKTERLVHSNDGTRTARTTTVESSFLRRSENGSGSTMMQTKTFSSSSSSKKMGSIFDREDQASPRAGSLAALEKRQAEKKKELMKAQSLPKTSASQARKAMIEKLEKEGAAGSPGGPRAAVQRSTSFGVPNANSIKQMLLDWCRAKTRGYEHVDIQNFSSSWSDGMAFCALVHNFFPEAFDYGQLSPQNRRQNFEVAFSSAEMLVDCVPLVEVEDMMIMGKKPDPKCVFTYVQSLYNHLRRHELRLRGKNV; translated from the exons ATGAACGATGTGGAGGAATTGACTGCACTG TTGCGAAGCGCTGGTGAGTATGAGGAGCGCAAGCTGATCCGAGCTGCCATCCGCCGTGTACGGGCTCAGGAGATTGAGG CTGCCACCTTGGCTGGGAGGTTGTACAGCGGGCGTCCCAACAGTGGCTCAAGAGAGGACAGCAAGGGGCTAGCGGCACACAGGCTGGAACAGTGTGAG GTGCCAGAGCGAGAGGAACAGGAACAGCAGGCAGAGGTTTCAAAGCCAACCCCCACCCCTGAAGGCACCAGCCAGGATGTGACCACAGTGACACTCCTGCTGCGAGCCCCACCTGGGAGCACATCCAGCTCACCTGCCTCACCCAGCAGTTCACCCACCCCTGCCTCTCCTGAGCCTCCATTGGAGCCTGCCGAGGCCCAGTGCCTTACAGCTGAGGTTCCAGGCAGCCCAGAGCCACCCCCCAGCCCACCCAAGACCACCAGCCCTGAGCCTCAGGAGTCTCCAACGCTCCCCAGCACTGAGGGCCAGGTGGTCAACAAG CTTCTGTCTGGCCCCAAAGAGACCCCTGCTGCCCAGAGCCCCACTAGAGGCCCCTCTGACACCAAGAGAGCAG ATGTGGCTGGACCCCGACCCTGCCAACGCTCCCTGTCGGTGCTCAGCCCCCACCAACCAGCCCAGAACCGAG AGTCCACCCCCCTTGCCAGCGGACCTTCCTCATTCCAGCGGGCTGGCTCTGTGCGGGACCGTGTCCACAAGTTCACATCTGATTCTCCTATGGCTGCTAGGCTCCAGGATGGCACACCCCGGGCTGCCCTAAGTCCCCTGACCCCTGCAAGGCTCCTGGGCCCCTCCCTCACCAGCaccacccctgcctcctcctccagcgGCTCCTCCTCTCGGGGCCCCAGTGATACCTCCTCCCAGTTCAGCAAGGAGCAACGAGGAGTAGCCCAGCCCCTGGCCCAGCTTCGAAGCTGCCCCCAGGAGGAGGGCCCCAGGGGGCGGGGCTTGGCTGCTAGGCCCCTTGAAAACAGAGCAGGGGGGCCTGTGGCACGTTCAGAGGAGCCTGGTGCCCCGCTGCCCGTGGCCGTCGGCACTGCCGAGCCAGGGGGCAGTATGAAGACCACATTCACCATCGAGATCAAGGACGGCCGTGGCCAGGCCTCCACAGGCCGGGTGCTGCTGCCCACAGGCAACCAGAGGGCAG AACTGACACTGGGGCTGCGGGCGCCCCCGACCCTACTCAGCACCAGTAGTGGGGGCAAGAGCACCATCACCCGTGTCAACAGCCCTGGGACCCTGGCTCGGCTGGGCAGTGTCACTCACGTCACCAGCTTCAGCCATGCCCCCCCCAGTAGCCGAGGAGGCTGCAGCATCAAG ATGGAACCAGAGCCAGCAGAGCCTCTCGCTGCAGCAGTGGAAGCGGCCAATGGGGCTGAGCAGACCCGAGTGAACAAAGCACCAGAAGGGCGGAGCCCTCTGAGCGCTGAGGAGCTGATGACTATTGAGGATGAAGGAGTCTTGGACAAAATG CTGGATCAGAGCACGGACTTTGAAGAGCGGAAGCTCATCCGGGCGGCACTTCGTGAGCTCCGACAAAGGAAGAGAG ACCAGCGGGACAAGGAGCGGGAACGGCGGCTGCAGGAGGCACGGGGCCGGCCAGGGGAGCGGCGCGGCAACACAGCCACTGAGACCACCACGAGGCACAGCCAGCGGGCAGCTGATGGCTCTGCTGTCAGCACTGTTACCAAGACTGAGCGGCTCGTCCACTCCA ATGATGGCACACGGACGGCCCGCACCACCACAGTGGAGTCGAGTTTCCTGAGGCGCTCGGAGA ATGGCAGTGGCAGCACCATGATGCAAACCAAgaccttctcctcttcctcctcatccaAGAAGATGGGCAG CATCTTCGACCGCGAGGACCAGGCCAGCCCACGGGCCGGCAGCCTGGCGGCGCTCGAGAAACGGCAGGCCGAGAAGAAGAAAGAGCTGATGAAGGCGCAGAGTCTGCCCaagacctcagcctcccaggcgcGCAAGGCCATGATTGAGAAGCTGGAGAAGGAGGGCGCGGCCGG CAGCCCTGGCGGACCCCGCGCAGCCGTGCAGCGATCCACCAGCTTCGGGGTCCCCAACGCCAACAGCATCAAGCAGATGCTGCTGGACTGGTGCCGAGCCAAGACTCGCGGCTACGAG CACGTCGACATCCAGAACTTCTCCTCCAGCTGGAGTGATGGGATGGCCTTCTGTGCCCTGGTGCACAACTTCTTCCCTGAGGCCTTCGACTATGGGCAGCTTAGCCCTCAGAACCGACGCCAGAACTTCGAGGTGGCCTTCTCATCTGCGGA GATGCTGGTGGACTGTGTGCccctggtggaggtggaggacatGATGATCATGGGCAAGAAGCCTGACCCCAAGTGTGTCTTCACCTATGTGCAGTCGCTCTACAACCACCTGCGACGCCACGAACTGCGCCTGCGCGGCAAGAATGTCTAG
- the SMTN gene encoding smoothelin isoform X2, which yields MADEALAGLDEGALRKLLEVTADLAERRRIRAAIRELQRQELEREEEALASKRFRAERQDNKENWLHSQQREAEQRAALAQLAGQLESMNDVEELTALLRSAGEYEERKLIRAAIRRVRAQEIEAATLAGRLYSGRPNSGSREDSKGLAAHRLEQCEVPEREEQEQQAEVSKPTPTPEGTSQDVTTVTLLLRAPPGSTSSSPASPSSSPTPASPEPPLEPAEAQCLTAEVPGSPEPPPSPPKTTSPEPQESPTLPSTEGQVVNKLLSGPKETPAAQSPTRGPSDTKRADVAGPRPCQRSLSVLSPHQPAQNRESTPLASGPSSFQRAGSVRDRVHKFTSDSPMAARLQDGTPRAALSPLTPARLLGPSLTSTTPASSSSGSSSRGPSDTSSQFSKEQRGVAQPLAQLRSCPQEEGPRGRGLAARPLENRAGGPVARSEEPGAPLPVAVGTAEPGGSMKTTFTIEIKDGRGQASTGRVLLPTGNQRAELTLGLRAPPTLLSTSSGGKSTITRVNSPGTLARLGSVTHVTSFSHAPPSSRGGCSIKMEPEPAEPLAAAVEAANGAEQTRVNKAPEGRSPLSAEELMTIEDEGVLDKMLDQSTDFEERKLIRAALRELRQRKRDQRDKERERRLQEARGRPGERRGNTATETTTRHSQRAADGSAVSTVTKTERLVHSNDGTRTARTTTVESSFLRRSENGSGSTMMQTKTFSSSSSSKKMGSIFDREDQASPRAGSLAALEKRQAEKKKELMKAQSLPKTSASQARKAMIEKLEKEGAAGSPGGPRAAVQRSTSFGVPNANSIKQMLLDWCRAKTRGYEHVDIQNFSSSWSDGMAFCALVHNFFPEAFDYGQLSPQNRRQNFEVAFSSAETHADCPQLLDTEDMVRLREPDWKCVYTYIQEFYRCLVQKGLVKTKKS from the exons CTGGAGGTCACAGCAGATCTGGCAGAGCGGCGGCGCATCCGCGCAGCCATCCGGGAACTGCAGCGGCAGGAGCTGGAGCGCGAGGAGGAGGCCCTGGCATCCAAGCGTTTCCGTGCCGAGCGGCAGGACAACAAGGAGAACTGGCTGCA ctctcagcagcgGGAAGCTGAGCAGCGGGCTGCCCTGGCACAGCTGGCAGGGCAGCTGGAGTCCATGAACGATGTGGAGGAATTGACTGCACTG TTGCGAAGCGCTGGTGAGTATGAGGAGCGCAAGCTGATCCGAGCTGCCATCCGCCGTGTACGGGCTCAGGAGATTGAGG CTGCCACCTTGGCTGGGAGGTTGTACAGCGGGCGTCCCAACAGTGGCTCAAGAGAGGACAGCAAGGGGCTAGCGGCACACAGGCTGGAACAGTGTGAG GTGCCAGAGCGAGAGGAACAGGAACAGCAGGCAGAGGTTTCAAAGCCAACCCCCACCCCTGAAGGCACCAGCCAGGATGTGACCACAGTGACACTCCTGCTGCGAGCCCCACCTGGGAGCACATCCAGCTCACCTGCCTCACCCAGCAGTTCACCCACCCCTGCCTCTCCTGAGCCTCCATTGGAGCCTGCCGAGGCCCAGTGCCTTACAGCTGAGGTTCCAGGCAGCCCAGAGCCACCCCCCAGCCCACCCAAGACCACCAGCCCTGAGCCTCAGGAGTCTCCAACGCTCCCCAGCACTGAGGGCCAGGTGGTCAACAAG CTTCTGTCTGGCCCCAAAGAGACCCCTGCTGCCCAGAGCCCCACTAGAGGCCCCTCTGACACCAAGAGAGCAG ATGTGGCTGGACCCCGACCCTGCCAACGCTCCCTGTCGGTGCTCAGCCCCCACCAACCAGCCCAGAACCGAG AGTCCACCCCCCTTGCCAGCGGACCTTCCTCATTCCAGCGGGCTGGCTCTGTGCGGGACCGTGTCCACAAGTTCACATCTGATTCTCCTATGGCTGCTAGGCTCCAGGATGGCACACCCCGGGCTGCCCTAAGTCCCCTGACCCCTGCAAGGCTCCTGGGCCCCTCCCTCACCAGCaccacccctgcctcctcctccagcgGCTCCTCCTCTCGGGGCCCCAGTGATACCTCCTCCCAGTTCAGCAAGGAGCAACGAGGAGTAGCCCAGCCCCTGGCCCAGCTTCGAAGCTGCCCCCAGGAGGAGGGCCCCAGGGGGCGGGGCTTGGCTGCTAGGCCCCTTGAAAACAGAGCAGGGGGGCCTGTGGCACGTTCAGAGGAGCCTGGTGCCCCGCTGCCCGTGGCCGTCGGCACTGCCGAGCCAGGGGGCAGTATGAAGACCACATTCACCATCGAGATCAAGGACGGCCGTGGCCAGGCCTCCACAGGCCGGGTGCTGCTGCCCACAGGCAACCAGAGGGCAG AACTGACACTGGGGCTGCGGGCGCCCCCGACCCTACTCAGCACCAGTAGTGGGGGCAAGAGCACCATCACCCGTGTCAACAGCCCTGGGACCCTGGCTCGGCTGGGCAGTGTCACTCACGTCACCAGCTTCAGCCATGCCCCCCCCAGTAGCCGAGGAGGCTGCAGCATCAAG ATGGAACCAGAGCCAGCAGAGCCTCTCGCTGCAGCAGTGGAAGCGGCCAATGGGGCTGAGCAGACCCGAGTGAACAAAGCACCAGAAGGGCGGAGCCCTCTGAGCGCTGAGGAGCTGATGACTATTGAGGATGAAGGAGTCTTGGACAAAATG CTGGATCAGAGCACGGACTTTGAAGAGCGGAAGCTCATCCGGGCGGCACTTCGTGAGCTCCGACAAAGGAAGAGAG ACCAGCGGGACAAGGAGCGGGAACGGCGGCTGCAGGAGGCACGGGGCCGGCCAGGGGAGCGGCGCGGCAACACAGCCACTGAGACCACCACGAGGCACAGCCAGCGGGCAGCTGATGGCTCTGCTGTCAGCACTGTTACCAAGACTGAGCGGCTCGTCCACTCCA ATGATGGCACACGGACGGCCCGCACCACCACAGTGGAGTCGAGTTTCCTGAGGCGCTCGGAGA ATGGCAGTGGCAGCACCATGATGCAAACCAAgaccttctcctcttcctcctcatccaAGAAGATGGGCAG CATCTTCGACCGCGAGGACCAGGCCAGCCCACGGGCCGGCAGCCTGGCGGCGCTCGAGAAACGGCAGGCCGAGAAGAAGAAAGAGCTGATGAAGGCGCAGAGTCTGCCCaagacctcagcctcccaggcgcGCAAGGCCATGATTGAGAAGCTGGAGAAGGAGGGCGCGGCCGG CAGCCCTGGCGGACCCCGCGCAGCCGTGCAGCGATCCACCAGCTTCGGGGTCCCCAACGCCAACAGCATCAAGCAGATGCTGCTGGACTGGTGCCGAGCCAAGACTCGCGGCTACGAG CACGTCGACATCCAGAACTTCTCCTCCAGCTGGAGTGATGGGATGGCCTTCTGTGCCCTGGTGCACAACTTCTTCCCTGAGGCCTTCGACTATGGGCAGCTTAGCCCTCAGAACCGACGCCAGAACTTCGAGGTGGCCTTCTCATCTGCGGA GACCCATGCGGACTGCCCGCAGCTCCTGGATACAGAGGACATGGTGCGGCTTCGAGAGCCTGACTGGAAGTGCGTGTACACGTACATCCAGGAGTTCTACCGCTGTCTGGTCCAGAAGGGGCTGGTAAAAACCAAAAAGTCCTAA
- the SMTN gene encoding smoothelin isoform X6 yields the protein MRVHPRPHSRLSAKLAGLEPETPYPGFEFSELVTGATGTGDLTRKEPTELGASEMADEALAGLDEGALRKLLEVTADLAERRRIRAAIRELQRQELEREEEALASKRFRAERQDNKENWLHSQQREAEQRAALAQLAGQLESMNDVEELTALLRSAGEYEERKLIRAAIRRVRAQEIEAATLAGRLYSGRPNSGSREDSKGLAAHRLEQCEVPEREEQEQQAEVSKPTPTPEGTSQDVTTVTLLLRAPPGSTSSSPASPSSSPTPASPEPPLEPAEAQCLTAEVPGSPEPPPSPPKTTSPEPQESPTLPSTEGQVVNKLLSGPKETPAAQSPTRGPSDTKRADVAGPRPCQRSLSVLSPHQPAQNRESTPLASGPSSFQRAGSVRDRVHKFTSDSPMAARLQDGTPRAALSPLTPARLLGPSLTSTTPASSSSGSSSRGPSDTSSQFSKEQRGVAQPLAQLRSCPQEEGPRGRGLAARPLENRAGGPVARSEEPGAPLPVAVGTAEPGGSMKTTFTIEIKDGRGQASTGRVLLPTGNQRAELTLGLRAPPTLLSTSSGGKSTITRVNSPGTLARLGSVTHVTSFSHAPPSSRGGCSIKAAEDAGTPVAHPPAFSTRRRSSTGTTRSTSLMEPEPAEPLAAAVEAANGAEQTRVNKAPEGRSPLSAEELMTIEDEGVLDKMLDQSTDFEERKLIRAALRELRQRKRDQRDKERERRLQEARGRPGERRGNTATETTTRHSQRAADGSAVSTVTKTERLVHSNDGTRTARTTTVESSFLRRSENGSGSTMMQTKTFSSSSSSKKMGSIFDREDQASPRAGSLAALEKRQAEKKKELMKAQSLPKTSASQARKAMIEKLEKEGAAGSPGGPRAAVQRSTSFGVPNANSIKQMLLDWCRAKTRGYEHVDIQNFSSSWSDGMAFCALVHNFFPEAFDYGQLSPQNRRQNFEVAFSSAEMLVDCVPLVEVEDMMIMGKKPDPKCVFTYVQSLYNHLRRHELRLRGKNV from the exons CTGGAGGTCACAGCAGATCTGGCAGAGCGGCGGCGCATCCGCGCAGCCATCCGGGAACTGCAGCGGCAGGAGCTGGAGCGCGAGGAGGAGGCCCTGGCATCCAAGCGTTTCCGTGCCGAGCGGCAGGACAACAAGGAGAACTGGCTGCA ctctcagcagcgGGAAGCTGAGCAGCGGGCTGCCCTGGCACAGCTGGCAGGGCAGCTGGAGTCCATGAACGATGTGGAGGAATTGACTGCACTG TTGCGAAGCGCTGGTGAGTATGAGGAGCGCAAGCTGATCCGAGCTGCCATCCGCCGTGTACGGGCTCAGGAGATTGAGG CTGCCACCTTGGCTGGGAGGTTGTACAGCGGGCGTCCCAACAGTGGCTCAAGAGAGGACAGCAAGGGGCTAGCGGCACACAGGCTGGAACAGTGTGAG GTGCCAGAGCGAGAGGAACAGGAACAGCAGGCAGAGGTTTCAAAGCCAACCCCCACCCCTGAAGGCACCAGCCAGGATGTGACCACAGTGACACTCCTGCTGCGAGCCCCACCTGGGAGCACATCCAGCTCACCTGCCTCACCCAGCAGTTCACCCACCCCTGCCTCTCCTGAGCCTCCATTGGAGCCTGCCGAGGCCCAGTGCCTTACAGCTGAGGTTCCAGGCAGCCCAGAGCCACCCCCCAGCCCACCCAAGACCACCAGCCCTGAGCCTCAGGAGTCTCCAACGCTCCCCAGCACTGAGGGCCAGGTGGTCAACAAG CTTCTGTCTGGCCCCAAAGAGACCCCTGCTGCCCAGAGCCCCACTAGAGGCCCCTCTGACACCAAGAGAGCAG ATGTGGCTGGACCCCGACCCTGCCAACGCTCCCTGTCGGTGCTCAGCCCCCACCAACCAGCCCAGAACCGAG AGTCCACCCCCCTTGCCAGCGGACCTTCCTCATTCCAGCGGGCTGGCTCTGTGCGGGACCGTGTCCACAAGTTCACATCTGATTCTCCTATGGCTGCTAGGCTCCAGGATGGCACACCCCGGGCTGCCCTAAGTCCCCTGACCCCTGCAAGGCTCCTGGGCCCCTCCCTCACCAGCaccacccctgcctcctcctccagcgGCTCCTCCTCTCGGGGCCCCAGTGATACCTCCTCCCAGTTCAGCAAGGAGCAACGAGGAGTAGCCCAGCCCCTGGCCCAGCTTCGAAGCTGCCCCCAGGAGGAGGGCCCCAGGGGGCGGGGCTTGGCTGCTAGGCCCCTTGAAAACAGAGCAGGGGGGCCTGTGGCACGTTCAGAGGAGCCTGGTGCCCCGCTGCCCGTGGCCGTCGGCACTGCCGAGCCAGGGGGCAGTATGAAGACCACATTCACCATCGAGATCAAGGACGGCCGTGGCCAGGCCTCCACAGGCCGGGTGCTGCTGCCCACAGGCAACCAGAGGGCAG AACTGACACTGGGGCTGCGGGCGCCCCCGACCCTACTCAGCACCAGTAGTGGGGGCAAGAGCACCATCACCCGTGTCAACAGCCCTGGGACCCTGGCTCGGCTGGGCAGTGTCACTCACGTCACCAGCTTCAGCCATGCCCCCCCCAGTAGCCGAGGAGGCTGCAGCATCAAG GCTGCCGAGGATGCTGGGACCCCCGTGGCCCACCCACCTGCCTTCAGCACCCGCCGCCGCTCCTCCACCGGCACCACCCGCAGCACTAGTCTC ATGGAACCAGAGCCAGCAGAGCCTCTCGCTGCAGCAGTGGAAGCGGCCAATGGGGCTGAGCAGACCCGAGTGAACAAAGCACCAGAAGGGCGGAGCCCTCTGAGCGCTGAGGAGCTGATGACTATTGAGGATGAAGGAGTCTTGGACAAAATG CTGGATCAGAGCACGGACTTTGAAGAGCGGAAGCTCATCCGGGCGGCACTTCGTGAGCTCCGACAAAGGAAGAGAG ACCAGCGGGACAAGGAGCGGGAACGGCGGCTGCAGGAGGCACGGGGCCGGCCAGGGGAGCGGCGCGGCAACACAGCCACTGAGACCACCACGAGGCACAGCCAGCGGGCAGCTGATGGCTCTGCTGTCAGCACTGTTACCAAGACTGAGCGGCTCGTCCACTCCA ATGATGGCACACGGACGGCCCGCACCACCACAGTGGAGTCGAGTTTCCTGAGGCGCTCGGAGA ATGGCAGTGGCAGCACCATGATGCAAACCAAgaccttctcctcttcctcctcatccaAGAAGATGGGCAG CATCTTCGACCGCGAGGACCAGGCCAGCCCACGGGCCGGCAGCCTGGCGGCGCTCGAGAAACGGCAGGCCGAGAAGAAGAAAGAGCTGATGAAGGCGCAGAGTCTGCCCaagacctcagcctcccaggcgcGCAAGGCCATGATTGAGAAGCTGGAGAAGGAGGGCGCGGCCGG CAGCCCTGGCGGACCCCGCGCAGCCGTGCAGCGATCCACCAGCTTCGGGGTCCCCAACGCCAACAGCATCAAGCAGATGCTGCTGGACTGGTGCCGAGCCAAGACTCGCGGCTACGAG CACGTCGACATCCAGAACTTCTCCTCCAGCTGGAGTGATGGGATGGCCTTCTGTGCCCTGGTGCACAACTTCTTCCCTGAGGCCTTCGACTATGGGCAGCTTAGCCCTCAGAACCGACGCCAGAACTTCGAGGTGGCCTTCTCATCTGCGGA GATGCTGGTGGACTGTGTGCccctggtggaggtggaggacatGATGATCATGGGCAAGAAGCCTGACCCCAAGTGTGTCTTCACCTATGTGCAGTCGCTCTACAACCACCTGCGACGCCACGAACTGCGCCTGCGCGGCAAGAATGTCTAG